The Rhodococcus triatomae genome includes a window with the following:
- a CDS encoding PIG-L deacetylase family protein: MDAVPEQWQRGVVIVAHPDDIEYGVAAAVARWTDQGKDIRYVLATSGEAGIEGVPPEECGPLREDEERRSAAVVGVTRVEFLGHPDGRIVAGPELRRDLAAAIRRHRPEMVVTMNFDDTWGPGHLNSADHRALGRSVLDATADAANEWIFRDLEEPRWAGVRWVAVANLDPSHAVDVTGTVDRAVASLAEHRRYLEALGDVPVIDQARAQLDSATEALPGFPADRAVGFALYHFG; this comes from the coding sequence ATGGACGCGGTACCCGAACAGTGGCAGCGCGGCGTGGTGATCGTCGCCCATCCCGACGACATCGAGTACGGCGTGGCGGCAGCAGTCGCCCGCTGGACCGATCAGGGCAAGGACATCCGCTACGTGCTCGCCACCAGTGGTGAAGCCGGGATCGAGGGTGTGCCGCCCGAGGAGTGTGGTCCGCTGCGGGAGGACGAGGAGCGCCGGTCGGCTGCCGTCGTCGGGGTCACCCGGGTCGAGTTCCTCGGACATCCGGACGGTCGCATCGTCGCCGGCCCGGAGTTGCGCCGGGACCTGGCGGCCGCGATCCGCAGGCACCGCCCCGAGATGGTCGTGACGATGAACTTCGACGACACGTGGGGGCCCGGCCACCTCAACAGCGCCGACCATCGCGCGCTCGGTCGCAGTGTCCTCGACGCGACGGCGGACGCGGCGAACGAGTGGATCTTCCGTGACCTCGAGGAGCCTCGGTGGGCGGGTGTCCGGTGGGTGGCGGTGGCGAATCTCGACCCGAGTCACGCCGTCGACGTCACCGGGACCGTGGACCGGGCGGTGGCCTCACTCGCCGAGCACCGTCGGTACCTGGAGGCACTCGGTGACGTTCCGGTGATCGACCAGGCTCGGGCGCAACTGGATTCGGCCACCGAGGCCCTGCCGGGGTTCCCGGCCGATCGCGCGGTCGGATTCGCGCTGTACCACTTCGGCTGA
- the recX gene encoding recombination regulator RecX codes for MRPEGEGGTEAQAKEICLRLLADRARSRGELADRLRRREFAPDVVDRVLDRLTEVGLIDDADFAREWVRSRHTYSGKGKRALAVELRRKGIGPDDAAQALDLIDREDERARAGELVDRKLRSVSLDDREKATRRLVGMLARRGFPPGMCYEVVKERIGEIDPPR; via the coding sequence GTGCGTCCCGAGGGAGAGGGTGGCACCGAGGCGCAGGCCAAGGAGATCTGCCTGCGCCTCTTGGCCGATCGTGCCCGTAGCCGCGGGGAGCTGGCCGATCGTCTGCGTCGCCGGGAGTTCGCGCCGGACGTCGTGGACCGTGTCCTGGACCGTCTCACCGAGGTCGGTCTGATCGACGACGCCGACTTCGCCCGTGAATGGGTTCGTTCACGGCACACCTACTCGGGCAAGGGTAAGCGGGCACTCGCCGTGGAGCTCCGACGCAAGGGCATCGGCCCGGACGATGCGGCGCAAGCGCTCGACCTCATCGACCGGGAGGACGAGCGGGCCCGCGCCGGTGAACTCGTGGACAGGAAGCTGCGGTCCGTCTCGCTCGACGATCGGGAGAAGGCCACCCGTCGGCTGGTCGGGATGCTGGCGCGCCGCGGATTCCCTCCGGGAATGTGCTACGAGGTGGTCAAGGAGCGGATCGGGGAGATCGACCCCCCGAGGTGA
- a CDS encoding glycosyltransferase gives MRVVIVAGPDPGHAIPAIALSLRFLDAGDDPVLFTGGRWLARGTAAGVDTRLLPGLAPRPGDDDLDAGARIHARAAYISTELLPELRAETPDLVVSDILTAGGGLAAERLGVPWAELSPHPLYAPSKGLPPIGSGLAPGVGLRGRMRDTMMRAATARSIRQGLRQRSAARVGVGLPARDPGPSVRLLATLPALEVPRPDWPANAHVVGPLLWEPTTEVLEPPPGAEPLVMIAPSTAFTGAEGMLEAAIGGLDGAGVRVVASILDGRPPGVPDWVRAGLGRQDSMLAESAVAVCGGGHGMLAKALLHGVPVVTVPGGGDQWELANRAARQGSAVVVRPASADALRAAVEKVLGDPSFAVAARAAAATAEHVQDPVQVCRSVLADGSATVGSCD, from the coding sequence GTGCGCGTCGTGATCGTCGCCGGGCCCGATCCCGGACATGCCATCCCTGCCATCGCGCTGTCCTTGCGCTTTCTCGACGCCGGAGACGATCCCGTGCTGTTCACCGGCGGCCGCTGGCTCGCCCGTGGCACTGCTGCCGGTGTGGACACCCGGCTCCTGCCGGGGCTGGCCCCGCGCCCGGGAGACGACGATCTCGACGCCGGTGCCAGAATCCACGCCCGCGCCGCGTACATCTCGACGGAGCTGCTGCCCGAACTGCGCGCGGAGACGCCTGATCTCGTCGTGTCGGACATTCTCACCGCGGGTGGCGGCCTGGCCGCGGAGCGGTTGGGTGTGCCGTGGGCGGAGCTCTCTCCGCACCCCCTGTACGCGCCGTCGAAGGGGCTGCCCCCGATCGGGAGCGGTCTCGCGCCGGGGGTGGGGCTGCGTGGGCGGATGCGAGACACGATGATGCGCGCCGCCACGGCCCGGTCCATTCGTCAGGGTCTGCGGCAACGGTCCGCGGCACGTGTGGGCGTGGGTCTGCCCGCACGCGACCCCGGTCCGTCGGTCCGGCTCCTGGCGACTCTGCCCGCACTCGAGGTGCCGCGTCCCGACTGGCCGGCGAACGCACATGTGGTGGGGCCGCTGCTGTGGGAACCGACGACCGAGGTCCTGGAACCCCCGCCGGGAGCGGAACCGCTCGTGATGATCGCCCCGTCCACGGCGTTCACCGGCGCGGAAGGGATGCTGGAGGCGGCGATCGGCGGGCTCGACGGCGCCGGGGTGCGGGTGGTCGCGTCGATTCTCGACGGCCGGCCACCGGGTGTGCCGGACTGGGTGCGGGCCGGGCTGGGCCGGCAGGACTCGATGCTCGCGGAGTCGGCGGTGGCGGTGTGTGGCGGCGGGCACGGCATGCTGGCGAAGGCGCTGCTGCACGGGGTTCCCGTGGTCACCGTGCCCGGCGGCGGTGATCAGTGGGAGCTGGCCAATCGGGCGGCGCGGCAGGGGAGCGCGGTCGTGGTGCGACCCGCGTCGGCGGACGCGCTGCGAGCCGCGGTGGAGAAGGTTCTGGGCGATCCTTCGTTCGCGGTGGCGGCTCGGGCAGCGGCGGCGACGGCCGAGCACGTGCAGGATCCGGTGCAGGTGTGCCGCAGCGTGCTCGCGGACGGGTCGGCTACCGTGGGATCGTGCGACTGA
- the pgsA gene encoding CDP-diacylglycerol--glycerol-3-phosphate 3-phosphatidyltransferase — protein sequence MSATGEDRTVAGGRTPPQPADPGAVAPVPPAADAVPLVNIANILTVLRIVLVPVFLVALFVGDGHETVWRLVAFGVFVAAAITDRVDGQLARKYGLVTDFGKMADPIADKALIGAALVGLSILGDLPWWVTGVIAARELGITLLRFAVLRHAVIPAGRGGKLKTLVQAVAIGFFLLPLPDVLDPVAWVLMGGAVLLTVVTGLDYVVQAIRLRSGVRRAEAESATGS from the coding sequence ATGAGCGCGACGGGGGAGGACCGCACGGTGGCCGGCGGCCGGACACCACCCCAGCCGGCCGATCCCGGGGCGGTGGCGCCGGTCCCTCCGGCCGCGGACGCGGTGCCCCTGGTCAACATCGCCAACATCCTCACGGTGTTGCGCATCGTCCTCGTCCCGGTGTTCCTGGTGGCGCTGTTCGTCGGCGACGGCCACGAGACCGTCTGGCGGCTGGTGGCCTTCGGAGTGTTCGTGGCGGCCGCGATCACCGATCGGGTCGACGGGCAACTCGCGCGCAAGTACGGCCTGGTCACCGACTTCGGGAAGATGGCGGATCCGATCGCCGACAAGGCACTGATCGGCGCGGCCCTGGTCGGGCTGTCGATCCTGGGTGATCTGCCCTGGTGGGTGACCGGTGTGATCGCGGCCAGGGAACTGGGCATCACCCTGCTGCGGTTCGCGGTGCTGCGCCACGCCGTGATCCCGGCCGGGCGAGGAGGAAAGCTCAAGACACTGGTCCAGGCGGTCGCCATCGGCTTCTTCCTGCTCCCGCTGCCCGACGTGCTCGACCCGGTCGCATGGGTGCTGATGGGCGGTGCCGTACTGCTCACCGTGGTGACCGGGCTCGACTATGTGGTGCAGGCGATCCGGTTGCGCTCCGGAGTACGGCGGGCCGAGGCCGAATCCGCTACCGGATCCTGA
- the pspM gene encoding phage shock envelope stress response protein PspM: MSTTSGGRPGFRSRSATAVSGIAAAQRTARVWGDTVAEAARRRLDPREKAQRRIRRARWRATRFGAASGASAAGAVGLAVASAPDAAVFATGGVAGFLAVPAAFGVARYRRLRAQPLPAGRAVRRPLPVSTSAAYEPMARLVRSERALHHVLGVLSRTGRISAEELADTDASARSAAEALAAVAADISSLESAARLLDDGTLRGSAGAAAVELADGVEHYEGLAAAAARLTTAPVDPLGLEHERRELVRSTERLTGLAAGLAEVDDISRRYR; the protein is encoded by the coding sequence GTGAGTACGACGAGTGGTGGCCGACCGGGATTCCGATCCCGGTCGGCCACAGCTGTTTCCGGAATCGCCGCAGCGCAGCGGACGGCGCGGGTGTGGGGCGATACCGTCGCCGAAGCGGCGCGACGTCGGCTGGATCCGCGGGAGAAGGCGCAGCGTCGTATCCGCAGGGCCCGGTGGCGGGCGACCCGGTTCGGGGCGGCGTCGGGAGCGTCCGCCGCCGGTGCGGTGGGTCTCGCTGTCGCGTCGGCCCCGGATGCGGCGGTGTTCGCCACCGGAGGCGTCGCCGGGTTCCTCGCGGTGCCTGCGGCATTCGGCGTCGCCCGGTACCGGCGGCTGCGCGCGCAACCGCTGCCCGCGGGACGGGCCGTACGGCGCCCGTTGCCGGTGTCGACCTCGGCGGCGTACGAGCCCATGGCCCGTCTGGTCCGCTCCGAGCGGGCGCTTCACCACGTACTGGGCGTGCTGTCCCGCACCGGGCGGATCTCCGCGGAGGAGCTGGCCGACACCGATGCGAGCGCTCGATCGGCCGCCGAGGCGTTGGCTGCGGTGGCTGCGGACATCTCCTCGCTCGAGAGTGCGGCCCGCTTGCTCGACGACGGGACGCTGCGCGGGTCGGCCGGTGCGGCAGCCGTCGAACTCGCCGACGGCGTCGAGCACTACGAGGGTCTGGCCGCCGCGGCGGCACGGCTGACGACGGCACCGGTCGACCCGCTCGGTCTCGAACACGAGCGCCGCGAGCTGGTCCGCTCGACCGAGCGGCTCACGGGCCTGGCAGCCGGACTCGCCGAGGTGGACGACATCAGCCGCCGGTACCGCTGA
- a CDS encoding amino acid ABC transporter permease: MRSPAATVLYDAPGPRARAIYRSFSVIVVVLLVGLGFLVYRALDEQGQLTGDKWDPFLESTSWTTYLLPGIRGTLVAAAVSIVLALILGAVLGIARLSEHRVIRIVSGTIVELFRAIPVLILMIFAYQVFAEYRVFQSQYLALAAVIVGLTLYNGSVIAEIVRAGIKSLPKGQTEAAMALGMRKGQIMRTILLPQAVTAMLPAIISQMVVALKDSALGYLIGYVEVVRSGQQLGAFYSNYLPALIVVAIIMIVLNSTLTYAATRLEKRLRAGRRRKGGAAAVPLALPDAAVPGMDITDKRS; the protein is encoded by the coding sequence ATGAGATCTCCCGCCGCCACCGTCCTCTACGACGCCCCCGGTCCCCGCGCCCGCGCCATCTATCGGTCGTTCTCGGTGATCGTCGTGGTGCTGCTCGTCGGGCTCGGCTTCCTCGTGTATCGCGCGCTGGACGAACAGGGCCAGCTCACCGGCGACAAATGGGATCCGTTCCTCGAGTCGACGTCGTGGACCACGTATCTGCTGCCCGGTATCCGAGGCACCCTCGTCGCGGCCGCCGTGTCGATCGTGCTGGCACTGATCCTCGGTGCCGTGCTCGGCATCGCCCGGCTCTCCGAGCACCGGGTGATCCGGATCGTGTCGGGCACCATCGTGGAGCTCTTCCGGGCGATTCCGGTGCTGATCCTGATGATCTTCGCCTACCAGGTGTTCGCCGAGTACCGCGTGTTCCAGTCCCAATACCTGGCATTGGCCGCGGTGATCGTGGGCCTCACGCTCTACAACGGCTCGGTGATCGCCGAGATCGTCCGTGCGGGCATCAAGTCTCTCCCGAAGGGCCAGACCGAGGCCGCGATGGCTCTGGGCATGCGCAAGGGCCAGATCATGCGCACCATCCTGCTGCCGCAGGCGGTCACGGCGATGCTCCCGGCGATCATCTCGCAGATGGTGGTGGCGCTGAAGGACTCCGCACTCGGCTACCTCATCGGCTACGTCGAAGTGGTCCGCTCCGGCCAGCAGTTGGGTGCGTTCTACAGCAACTATCTGCCGGCTCTGATCGTGGTCGCGATCATCATGATCGTTCTCAACTCGACACTCACCTACGCCGCGACCCGCCTGGAGAAGCGCCTGCGCGCCGGGCGGCGGCGCAAGGGTGGTGCCGCCGCGGTACCTCTCGCGCTCCCCGATGCCGCGGTGCCGGGCATGGACATCACCGACAAGCGGAGCTGA
- a CDS encoding biotin transporter BioY yields MSSPSHSARFTSRDLAHVAVFAALVIALGLPGTVNVGTSGVPITLQSLGVMLAGALLGPRKGVLAILTVMAIGLVLPVLAGGRTTLTSLAGPTAGFLIGWIPAVLVIGWLTMRMLPRYRVVPGIAVNILGGIVVLYAFGLPGMMWRADLTFWQALTANASYLPGDLVKAVVAAVVAAQVHRAYPALLAQDRGLPRGAEAA; encoded by the coding sequence GTGTCATCACCGTCTCACTCCGCACGCTTCACCTCGCGTGATCTGGCGCACGTCGCGGTGTTCGCCGCCCTCGTCATCGCACTCGGGCTGCCCGGCACCGTCAACGTCGGCACGTCGGGGGTTCCCATCACGCTGCAGTCGCTCGGCGTGATGCTCGCCGGTGCGCTCCTGGGCCCCCGCAAGGGCGTGCTGGCGATCCTCACGGTGATGGCGATCGGCCTCGTGCTCCCCGTCCTCGCCGGCGGCCGCACGACCCTGACCTCGCTCGCCGGACCCACCGCCGGATTCCTCATCGGCTGGATTCCCGCCGTGCTGGTGATCGGCTGGCTCACGATGCGCATGCTGCCGCGGTACCGGGTCGTCCCCGGCATCGCGGTGAACATCCTCGGCGGGATCGTGGTGCTCTACGCGTTCGGTCTGCCCGGGATGATGTGGCGCGCCGACCTCACCTTCTGGCAGGCGCTCACCGCCAACGCCTCCTACCTGCCCGGCGATCTCGTCAAGGCGGTCGTCGCTGCCGTGGTGGCAGCGCAGGTGCACCGCGCCTACCCCGCCCTGCTCGCGCAGGACCGCGGGCTGCCACGCGGCGCCGAGGCGGCCTGA
- a CDS encoding CinA family protein → MPSGQDTDPLLPGSRARELVEALARSGQTVATAESLTAGLLTATVAGVPGASRVLRGGLVVYATDLKGTLAGVSESTLERDGPVAAATAAELAEGARDRCRADWGVGLTGVAGPDPQDGHPVGTVFLAVAGPDGTDVHRLSSGGTRWQIRRSAAHAAVSELLDRVRARRAG, encoded by the coding sequence CTGCCGTCGGGGCAGGACACCGATCCTCTCCTGCCCGGCAGTCGGGCCCGGGAGCTGGTCGAGGCGCTGGCGCGCTCCGGCCAGACGGTCGCCACGGCGGAATCCCTCACGGCCGGGCTGCTCACGGCGACGGTTGCGGGCGTACCGGGAGCGAGCCGAGTGTTGCGCGGCGGTCTGGTCGTCTACGCCACCGACCTCAAGGGCACGCTCGCGGGCGTCTCCGAGTCCACACTCGAGCGGGACGGCCCCGTCGCCGCCGCGACCGCCGCGGAGCTCGCCGAGGGTGCTCGGGATCGCTGTCGGGCAGACTGGGGGGTGGGGCTGACGGGAGTGGCAGGTCCCGATCCGCAGGACGGGCATCCGGTGGGCACGGTGTTCCTGGCCGTCGCCGGTCCGGACGGGACGGACGTGCACCGCTTGTCGTCGGGCGGGACGAGGTGGCAGATCCGTCGATCGGCGGCCCACGCCGCCGTGTCGGAACTACTCGATCGCGTGCGGGCACGACGCGCAGGCTAG
- a CDS encoding energy-coupling factor transporter transmembrane component T family protein, producing MTTLGIYRPGTTIVHRVPAGPKVALLVVLVVAVTAAVRSPWHVIPAAAVVVGLYALARIGPRAALDQLRPLLWMMVIIGAFQWIFTGWQRAVVVCGSLLVAVALAALVSLTTRVSDMLDALTRGLAPLGRLRLPGRTRGAIDPERVALVLAMTIRAVPLLAGIVRQVSDAHKARGARFSLRAFAVPVVVGTLMTADAMGEALAARGADD from the coding sequence GTGACGACACTCGGCATCTACCGGCCGGGGACGACGATCGTGCATCGCGTGCCGGCCGGCCCGAAGGTGGCACTGCTCGTGGTGCTCGTCGTCGCGGTCACCGCGGCGGTCCGCAGCCCCTGGCACGTGATCCCCGCCGCCGCCGTGGTCGTCGGACTGTACGCGCTCGCCCGGATCGGTCCCCGGGCGGCGCTGGACCAGTTGCGACCTCTGCTGTGGATGATGGTGATCATCGGCGCCTTCCAGTGGATCTTCACCGGGTGGCAACGCGCCGTCGTCGTGTGCGGATCGCTCCTGGTCGCCGTGGCGCTCGCGGCGCTCGTCAGTCTCACCACCAGGGTCTCCGACATGCTCGACGCCCTCACCCGCGGGCTCGCCCCGCTGGGCCGCCTCCGCCTTCCTGGCAGGACTCGCGGTGCGATCGATCCCGAGCGCGTCGCACTCGTGCTGGCGATGACGATCCGCGCGGTGCCGCTGCTCGCCGGGATAGTCCGTCAGGTGTCCGACGCCCACAAGGCGCGGGGTGCACGTTTCAGTCTGCGGGCCTTCGCCGTACCCGTCGTCGTCGGCACCCTCATGACCGCGGATGCGATGGGTGAGGCGCTCGCCGCGCGCGGCGCCGACGACTGA
- a CDS encoding uridine kinase family protein yields MAFVRARPPRVGDTRLVAVDGRSGSGKSSLADSLVPLLGASLIRMDDLYEGWSGLETSERRLHRWVVEPLATGAPVRWRRFDWATGEYAEWHEQAPSGVLIVEGCGAARESLDWAYSTILWVEADESVRRRRLEQRGDWSTYRAHAQQWAYDEQALFARERTRERANLIVDND; encoded by the coding sequence GTGGCGTTCGTCCGCGCGCGCCCGCCACGCGTCGGGGACACTCGCCTGGTCGCCGTGGACGGGAGGTCGGGGTCGGGCAAGAGCTCCCTCGCCGACTCGCTCGTTCCCCTGTTGGGGGCTTCGCTGATCCGGATGGACGATCTGTACGAGGGATGGTCCGGGCTGGAGACGTCGGAGCGCCGGCTACACCGGTGGGTGGTCGAGCCGCTGGCGACGGGAGCTCCCGTCCGGTGGCGGCGGTTCGACTGGGCCACAGGCGAGTACGCGGAGTGGCACGAGCAGGCCCCGTCCGGTGTCCTGATCGTGGAGGGCTGCGGCGCGGCGCGGGAATCTCTGGACTGGGCGTACTCGACGATCCTGTGGGTCGAGGCCGACGAGTCCGTCCGACGCCGGCGGCTCGAACAACGAGGCGATTGGAGTACCTACCGTGCACACGCACAACAGTGGGCCTACGACGAGCAGGCCCTGTTCGCGCGGGAACGAACCCGGGAACGGGCGAACCTGATCGTGGACAACGACTAG
- a CDS encoding energy-coupling factor ABC transporter ATP-binding protein, whose protein sequence is MNNVSFRAVGHRYGDRVVLRDVDLALTEHRIGIIGSNGGGKSTLARMINGLVVPTEGMVTVDGLDTRRQGRQIRRKVGFVFTDPNHQIIMPTVAEDIGFSLRRSSLSKQDREAKVATILERFGLAGHADHPTHLLSGGQKQLLALAAVLVTEPDILVADEPTTLLDLRNTRIIADTFAALDQQLVMVTHQLDLLDGFDRVLVVEGGRIVADGEPAETVAFYRGSVR, encoded by the coding sequence GTGAACAACGTCAGCTTCCGCGCAGTCGGCCACCGCTACGGCGACCGAGTCGTCCTGCGCGACGTCGATCTCGCACTCACCGAGCACCGGATCGGAATCATCGGGTCGAACGGCGGTGGCAAGTCGACGCTGGCACGGATGATCAACGGCCTGGTGGTCCCCACCGAGGGCATGGTGACGGTCGACGGCCTCGACACCCGACGCCAGGGCCGGCAGATCCGGCGGAAGGTCGGGTTCGTCTTCACCGACCCCAACCACCAGATCATCATGCCCACCGTGGCCGAGGACATCGGATTCTCGCTGCGCCGCTCGTCGCTGTCGAAGCAGGACCGGGAGGCGAAGGTGGCGACGATCCTGGAGCGGTTCGGGCTCGCAGGTCATGCCGATCACCCGACTCACCTGCTCTCCGGCGGCCAGAAGCAGTTACTCGCTCTCGCCGCGGTCCTGGTGACCGAGCCGGACATCCTCGTCGCCGACGAGCCGACGACGCTGCTCGACCTCCGCAACACGCGCATCATCGCCGACACCTTCGCCGCGCTCGATCAGCAGCTCGTCATGGTGACCCACCAGCTCGACCTGCTCGACGGATTCGACCGGGTTCTCGTCGTCGAGGGCGGCCGCATCGTCGCCGACGGCGAGCCCGCCGAGACCGTGGCCTTCTACCGGGGCTCGGTACGGTGA
- a CDS encoding PspA/IM30 family protein, translated as MANPFVKGWKYLMALFNSKIDEKADPKVQIQQAIEDAQRQHQALSQQAASVIGNQRQLEMKLSRQLDEVEKLNANARQAVTLAEQAQAAGDTEKAIQYTNAAEAFAAQLVTAEQGVEDLKALHDQSLQAAAQAKKAVEQNAMALQAKVAERTKLLSQLEQAKMQERVSESLRTMDSTLSAPGNTPSLDAVRDKIERRYADALGSAELAQNSVQGRMMEVQQASVQMAGHSRLEQIKASMKGEALPSGGSSAAPAQPSPAQPSTANEPPAAGQTGQ; from the coding sequence ATGGCAAATCCTTTCGTCAAGGGATGGAAGTACCTGATGGCGCTCTTCAATTCCAAGATCGATGAGAAGGCCGACCCCAAGGTCCAGATTCAGCAGGCGATCGAGGATGCCCAGCGCCAGCATCAGGCGCTGTCCCAGCAGGCGGCCTCCGTCATCGGGAATCAGCGTCAGCTCGAGATGAAGCTGAGCCGTCAGCTGGACGAGGTCGAGAAGCTCAACGCCAACGCCCGTCAGGCCGTCACTCTCGCGGAGCAGGCACAGGCGGCCGGTGACACCGAGAAGGCCATCCAGTACACCAACGCGGCGGAGGCCTTCGCGGCGCAGCTGGTGACCGCCGAGCAGGGCGTCGAGGACCTCAAGGCCCTGCACGATCAGTCGCTTCAGGCCGCCGCGCAGGCCAAGAAGGCTGTCGAGCAGAACGCCATGGCCCTGCAGGCCAAGGTCGCCGAGCGCACGAAGCTGCTCAGCCAGCTCGAGCAGGCCAAGATGCAGGAGCGGGTCAGCGAGTCGCTGCGCACCATGGACAGCACGCTGTCCGCCCCGGGCAACACCCCGAGCCTCGACGCCGTCCGGGACAAGATCGAGCGCCGCTACGCCGATGCCCTCGGGTCGGCGGAACTGGCTCAGAACTCGGTCCAGGGCCGCATGATGGAGGTCCAGCAGGCGAGCGTGCAGATGGCAGGCCACAGCCGACTCGAGCAGATCAAGGCGTCGATGAAGGGCGAGGCGCTGCCGTCCGGTGGAAGCTCCGCCGCTCCCGCACAGCCTTCCCCGGCGCAGCCGTCGACGGCCAACGAGCCGCCGGCCGCGGGACAGACGGGCCAGTAG
- a CDS encoding DUF3046 domain-containing protein, translated as MRLTEFHELVEGEFGRLRGESLLVDHVMQRLGGMTAAEAIEAGREPREVWRELCAEFDVPPQRR; from the coding sequence GTGCGACTGACCGAATTCCACGAACTCGTCGAGGGCGAGTTCGGCCGCCTGCGTGGCGAATCGTTGCTGGTCGACCATGTGATGCAGCGCCTGGGTGGGATGACCGCCGCGGAGGCCATCGAGGCTGGGCGCGAACCCCGCGAGGTATGGCGGGAACTGTGCGCGGAGTTCGATGTGCCCCCGCAGCGGCGTTAG
- a CDS encoding helix-turn-helix domain-containing protein, with the protein MALLLREAIGDSLRRARVSQSRTLREVSHSARVSLGYLSEVERGRKEASSELLAAICEALDVPLSEVLVDVSESLADGVAATERAAAGTGAPADVPAASIDRDTRVVIPAPAALAAA; encoded by the coding sequence ATGGCGCTGCTTTTGCGTGAGGCAATCGGTGACAGTCTTCGGCGTGCGCGCGTTTCGCAGAGCCGGACCCTTCGCGAAGTCTCCCACAGTGCACGAGTGAGCCTCGGGTACCTCTCCGAGGTCGAACGCGGCCGTAAGGAAGCGAGCAGCGAGTTGCTCGCGGCGATCTGCGAGGCGCTCGACGTGCCGCTGTCCGAGGTGCTCGTCGACGTCAGCGAGTCGCTGGCGGACGGCGTCGCCGCCACCGAACGCGCGGCGGCCGGGACCGGCGCCCCGGCGGACGTCCCCGCGGCGAGCATCGATCGCGACACCCGCGTGGTGATCCCCGCTCCGGCGGCGCTGGCGGCCGCGTAG
- the recA gene encoding recombinase RecA, giving the protein MAAQAHDRDKALDLALAQIDKSFGKGSVMRLGEGVRQPIAVIPTGSIALDVALGIGGLPRGRVIEIYGPESSGKTTVALHAVANAQANGGIAAFIDAEHALDPDYAQKLGVDTDALLVSQPDTGEQALEIADMLIRSGALDILVVDSVAALVPRAEIEGEMGDSHVGLQARLMSQALRKMTGALSNSGTTAIFINQLREKIGVMFGSPETTTGGKALKFYSSVRLDVRRIETLKDGTDAVGNRTRVKVVKNKVAPPFKQAEFDILYGQGISKEGSLIDMGVEHGFIRKSGSWYTYEGDQLGQGKENARKFLLENTDIRDEIEKKIKEKLGIGADVTVSDEAAAPAEF; this is encoded by the coding sequence ATGGCAGCACAGGCGCACGACAGGGACAAGGCACTGGACCTCGCCCTGGCGCAGATCGACAAGAGCTTCGGCAAGGGTTCGGTGATGCGTCTCGGCGAGGGGGTCCGCCAGCCGATCGCCGTCATTCCCACCGGGTCCATCGCGCTGGACGTCGCACTCGGGATCGGGGGTCTGCCCCGCGGCCGGGTCATCGAGATCTACGGCCCCGAGTCCTCGGGTAAGACAACGGTCGCTCTGCACGCGGTCGCGAATGCCCAGGCCAATGGGGGCATCGCCGCGTTCATCGACGCGGAGCACGCTCTCGACCCGGACTACGCGCAGAAGCTCGGCGTCGACACCGATGCCCTGCTGGTCTCCCAGCCGGACACCGGTGAGCAGGCACTCGAGATCGCGGACATGCTGATCCGTTCCGGTGCACTCGACATCCTCGTGGTCGACTCGGTCGCGGCCCTGGTGCCTCGCGCCGAGATCGAGGGCGAGATGGGCGACAGCCACGTGGGTCTGCAGGCGCGCCTGATGAGCCAGGCGCTGCGGAAGATGACCGGTGCACTCAGCAACTCCGGGACCACCGCCATCTTCATCAACCAGCTGCGCGAGAAGATCGGCGTCATGTTCGGCTCGCCGGAAACCACCACGGGCGGTAAGGCTCTCAAGTTCTACTCGTCGGTCCGTCTGGACGTCCGCCGGATCGAGACCCTCAAGGACGGCACCGATGCGGTCGGCAACCGCACTCGCGTCAAGGTGGTCAAGAACAAGGTGGCTCCGCCGTTCAAGCAGGCGGAGTTCGACATCCTCTACGGTCAGGGAATCAGCAAGGAGGGCTCGCTGATCGACATGGGTGTCGAGCACGGCTTCATCCGTAAGTCCGGCTCCTGGTACACCTACGAGGGCGACCAGCTGGGGCAGGGTAAGGAGAACGCCCGCAAGTTCCTCCTCGAGAACACCGACATCAGGGACGAGATCGAGAAGAAGATCAAGGAGAAGCTGGGCATCGGTGCCGACGTCACGGTGTCCGACGAGGCCGCGGCGCCGGCAGAGTTCTAG